The Ananas comosus cultivar F153 linkage group 7, ASM154086v1, whole genome shotgun sequence genome has a window encoding:
- the LOC109713091 gene encoding nuclear transcription factor Y subunit A-7-like, translated as MTSSVQHLSDNQGTDEQQKQAHHEIQQQALLESNGQIGVGTPTDYPMHHGHREAGPAVGQFVYPFHDPYYGGIFAAYSAQTAIHPPLMGMQHPGLPLPTDEEPVFVNAKQYHGILRRRQSRAKAESENKLIKGRKPYLHESRHRHALKRARGSGGRFVNTKLEENENNLNSQSHQQKQNEVSAIFAQEKREASDGKAGSPCAEAKCCKI; from the exons ATGACTTCTTCAGTGCAACATCTGTCAG ATAACCAGGGAACTGATGAACAGCAGAAACAGGCTCATCATGAGATTCAACAGCAAGCTCTCCTTGAAAGCAATGGCCAAATTGGGGTTGGAACACCTACTGATTATCCGATGCACCATGGTCACCGTGAAGCAGGACCAGCTGTG GGTCAATTTGTTTACCCATTCCATGATCCTTACTATGGAGGCATCTTTGCTGCTTATAGTGCACAAACTGCG ATCCATCCGCCATTGATGGGTATGCAGCATCCTGGATTGCCACTCCCTACTGACGAAGAACCAGTCTTTGTGAATGCGAAGCAATATCATGGTATATTAAGACGGCGGCAATCTCGAGCTAAAGCTGAGTCGGAAAATAAATTGATCAAAGGCCGTAAG CCTTATCTACATGAATCTCGCCACAGGCATGCCTTAAAAAGAGCTCGGGGATCCGGTGGTAGATTTGTTAATACAAAATTGGAAGAAAACGAAAACAACCTCAATTCCCAATCTCACCAGCAGAAACAGAATGAGGTCTCTGCCATTTTCGCTCAAGAGAAGCGGGAAGCTTCTGATGGTAAAGCTGGGTCTCCTTGTGCGGAAGCCAAATGCTGTAAAATATAA
- the LOC109712905 gene encoding BTB/POZ domain-containing protein At1g30440-like has protein sequence MAGMKLGSKSDTFRRQGQAWFCTTGLPSDVTVEVGEMSFHLHKFPLISKSGLLEKLITENSDKDDGCIIKLPDIPGGAKSFELVARFCYGVKLELTASNVVYLRCAAEYLEMTEEIHEGNLIAQTELFLNQVVLRSWKDSLKALKTCDDLLPYAENLNIVKKCIESLAVKACTDPNLFGWPIMEHGTMQSPGGSVLWNGISTGARPRNSSSDWWFDDVSSLSFPMHTRLISVMESRGIRREIIAGSLTCYAKKYLPGLHRRHSLGSVPLTSVPPEEEQRQLLQEIERLLPLEKGLISTKILFGLLRTAMILRADESCISNLERRIGMQLDHATLEDLLLPNFSDSTETLYDVDCVQRILEHFLAMDQANVGAASPSEVDEEQSASSHSMAPITNVAKLLDAYLAEVAPDVNLKPQKFRSLAAAVPDYARPLDDGLYHAIDIYLKAHPWLAESEREQLCRLMDCQKLSLEACTHAAQNERLPLRIVVQVLFFEQLQLRTSIAGCLLVSDNLDGSRPLRSGLAVSGEGGGGWATAVRENQVLKVSMDNMRMRVSELEKECLSMKQEIEKLGRITHRRNNNVSRKLGFKIKSQMCSAQDSSVSEQLRSEKPQLKASKHKKQLSTVL, from the exons ATGGCCGGTATGAAATTGGGATCGAAATCCGATACATTCCGAAGACAAGGGCAAGCCTG GTTCTGTACAACCGGACTCCCCAGTGATGTTACTGTTGAAGTTGGTGAGATGTCCTTCCACCTTCACAAG TTCCCTCTGATATCCAAAAGCGGCCTCTTGGAGAAACTGATAACGGAGAATTCCGACAAAGATGATGGCTGCATCATAAAGCTACCCGATATTCCAGGCGGCGCGAAATCATTTGAGCTTGTGGCCAGGTTCTGCTATGGTGTAAAGCTAGAGCTCACTGCCTCGAATGTCGTCTACCTCCGATGTGCAGCTGAGTATCTCGAAATGACCGAAGAAATCCACGAGGGCAACCTGATTGCCCAGACCGAGTTATTCCTCAACCAAGTAGTTCTCCGTAGCTGGAAAGATTCACTAAAAGCCCTTAAAACATGCGACGATCTCCTCCCTTATGCTGAAAATCTAAATATCGTGAAGAAATGCATTGAATCATTAGCTGTTAAAGCTTGCACAGATCCGAACCTTTTTGGCTGGCCCATAATGGAGCATGGAACCATGCAGAGCCCAGGAGGGAGTGTTTTGTGGAATGGAATAAGCACAGGGGCTCGGCCCAGAAATAGTAGTTCAGATTGGTGGTTCGATGATGTTTCATCCTTGAGCTTCCCTATGCATACAAGACTAATCTCTGTAATGGAATCTCGGGGAATCAGACGGGAGATTATTGCGGGGTCCTTAACATGTTATGCTAAAAAATATCTCCCTGGATTGCATAGGCGGCATAGTTTGGGATCTGTTCCTTTAACATCTGTGCCACCTGAAGAAGAACAAAGGCAGCTTCTTCAAGAGATTGAAAGATTGCTACCCCTCGAAAAGGGCTTAATCTCTACAAAAATTCTATTCGGACTTCTTCGAACCGCCATGATCCTAAGAGCTGACGAGTCCTGCATTTCTAATTTGGAAAGAAGGATCGGAATGCAGCTCGATCATGCTACCTTGGAAGATCTATTGCTGCCGAACTTCTCCGACTCGACTGAAACGCTTTATGATGTCGATTGCGTACAAAGAATTCTTGAGCATTTCTTGGCCATGGATCAGGCTAATGTTGGTGCGGCCTCCCCATCTGAGGTTGATGAGGAGCAGTCGGCAAGCTCCCATTCAATGGCGCCGATAACTAATGTAGCCAAGCTACTTGATGCTTATCTCGCAGAGGTCGCACCGGATGTCAATTTAAAACCACAGAAGTTTCGATCTCTTGCTGCTGCTGTACCCGATTATGCCCGGCCGCTGGATGATGGACTTTACCATGCAATTGACATTTATTTGAAG GCACACCCTTGGCTAGCGGAATCCGAGAGAGAGCAGCTCTGCCGGCTTATGGACTGCCAGAAACTCTCCCTAGAAGCGTGCACTCACGCCGCTCAAAACGAGCGGCTTCCACTACGGATTGTCGTTCAAGTCCTCTTCTTCGAACAGCTACAACTTCGGACCTCGATCGCGGGTTGCTTACTTGTCTCTGATAATCTCGATGGATCAAGGCCCTTACGGAGTGGGTTAGCGGTTTCAGGCGAAGGCGGTGGGGGTTGGGCCACGGCTGTCAGGGAGAACCAAGTATTGAAGGTGAGCATGGACAACATGAGGATGAGGGTCTCGGAGCTCGAAAAGGAGTGCTTGAGCATGAAGCAGGAAATTGAGAAGTTGGGTCGAATAACACATCGCCGGAATAACAACGTCTCAAGAAAGTTGGGATTCAAAATCAAGTCGCAGATGTGCAGCGCCCAAGACAGTTCTGTCAGCGAGCAGCTGAGGAGCGAGAAGCCGCAATTGAAGGCATCAAAACACAAGAAACAGTTATCTACGGTTCTCtga